In Triticum aestivum cultivar Chinese Spring chromosome 5B, IWGSC CS RefSeq v2.1, whole genome shotgun sequence, the following proteins share a genomic window:
- the LOC123117537 gene encoding phosphatidylglycerophosphate phosphatase PTPMT2 → MRSDEHTFGPAGVGLQHLHGHVDNPDGVELQLLRGHFFLDDDDGSARFADEKASAESLSATALDAAKRAAVGVGARVLFYPKLAYKLVAGRPARGKASEESSSSSSSLATTLDAAKHAAVGVGARALFYPTLAYSLARDRLSSDFHWWDRIDGTNILLGAVPFPSDVPALHADGVRAVVTLTEPYERLVPKSLYVKHKIENLVLPTTDYLYAPSQKDLREATAFIRGVAEKGESAYVHCKAGRARSATVVMCYLVRYKGMTAEEAKAHVERCRPRVSLAPAQWQAVQDFEDFCRRPAGGSE, encoded by the coding sequence ATGCGCTCCGACGAGCACACGTTCGGCCCCGCCGGAGTGGGGCTGCAGCACCTTCACGGGCACGTCGATAACCCCGACGGAGTGGAGCTGCAGCTCCTTCGCGGGCACTTCTTCTTGGACGACGACGACGGCAGCGCTAGGTTCGCGGACGAGAAAGCCTCGGCAGAGTCATTGTCGGCGACGGCTCTGGACGCGGCGAAGCGGGCGGCGGTGGGAGTGGGCGCGCGGGTGCTCTTCTACCCGAAGCTGGCCTACAAGCTGGTGGCCGGCCGGCCGGCTCGGGGCAAAGCCTCGGAGgagtcgtcgtcatcgtcatcgtcattgGCGACGACTCTAGACGCGGCCAAGCACGCGGCGGTGGGCGTGGGCGCGCGGGCGCTCTTCTACCCGACGCTCGCCTACAGCCTGGCCCGGGACCGCCTCTCGTCCGACTTCCACTGGTGGGACCGCATCGACGGCACCAACATCCTGCTCGGCGCCGTCCCGTTCCCGAGCGACGTGCCGGCCCTCCACGCCGACGGCGTCCGCGCCGTCGTCACGCTCACCGAGCCCTACGAGCGGCTCGTGCCCAAGTCACTGTACGTTAAACACAAGATCGAGAACCTGGTGCTGCCAACCACGGACTACCTCTACGCGCCGTCGCAGAAGGACCTCCGCGAAGCCACGGCGTTCATCCGCGGCGTCGCGGAGAAAGGGGAATCGGCGTACGTGCACTGCAAGGCCGGGCGCGCGCGCAGCGCCACGGTGGTGATGTGCTACCTGGTGAGGTACAAGGGGATGACGGCGGAGGAGGCGAAAGCACACGTGGAGAGGTGCCGGCCCAGGGTGTCGCTGGCTCCGGCGCAGTGGCAGGCGGTCCAGGACTTCGAGGACTTCTGCCGGCGGCCGGCCGGTGGCTCGGAGTGA